In Flavobacterium sp. CBA20B-1, one DNA window encodes the following:
- the accC gene encoding acetyl-CoA carboxylase biotin carboxylase subunit: MKKILVANRGEIALRVMKTAKKMGIKTVAVYSVADRQSPHVKFADEAVCIGEAPSNQSYLLGDKIIEVCKELNVDGIHPGYGFLSENSKFAELAEKNGITFIGPKSHAIEVMGDKLAAKDTVKAYDIPMVPGLDHAITDIDEAKKVAKEVGFPILIKASAGGGGKGMRIVEKEADFESQMQRAISEATSAFGDGSVFIEKYVGSPRHIEIQIMADTHGNVVYLFERECSVQRRHQKVVEEAPSAVLTPEIRKAMGEAAVKVAKSCDYVGAGTVEFLLDENKNFYFLEMNTRLQVEHPVTELITGIDLVEMQIRVARGEVLPIKQEDLQIKGHALELRVYAEDPLNDFLPSVGNLSTYILPEGEGIRVDNGFEQGMDVPIYYDPMLSKLITYGKDRNEAIQLMLQAIQDYKIEGVSTTLPFGTFVCKHDAFVSGDFDTNFVKKYYSPEIIKESQAKEAEVAALIALKQYFADQKVLRVPTKL; this comes from the coding sequence ATGAAAAAAATATTAGTTGCAAACCGCGGTGAAATTGCACTGCGTGTCATGAAAACAGCCAAAAAAATGGGCATTAAAACCGTAGCTGTGTATTCGGTTGCCGATCGCCAATCACCCCATGTAAAATTTGCTGACGAAGCCGTTTGTATCGGTGAAGCACCATCAAACCAATCGTATCTTTTGGGTGATAAAATTATCGAAGTATGTAAAGAGTTGAACGTGGACGGTATTCATCCGGGATACGGATTTTTATCAGAAAACTCAAAATTTGCAGAATTGGCCGAGAAAAACGGCATCACATTTATCGGGCCAAAATCGCATGCCATTGAAGTTATGGGTGATAAGTTGGCAGCGAAAGATACTGTAAAAGCCTACGATATTCCGATGGTTCCTGGTTTAGATCACGCCATTACTGATATTGACGAAGCAAAGAAAGTAGCCAAAGAAGTAGGTTTTCCTATTTTGATTAAAGCATCTGCCGGTGGCGGTGGAAAAGGAATGCGAATAGTTGAAAAAGAAGCCGATTTTGAATCGCAAATGCAGCGCGCTATTTCCGAAGCAACTTCAGCTTTTGGTGATGGATCTGTTTTTATTGAAAAATATGTAGGATCTCCGCGTCATATCGAAATTCAAATCATGGCAGATACCCATGGAAACGTAGTGTATTTATTCGAACGCGAATGCTCAGTACAACGTCGTCATCAAAAAGTAGTAGAAGAAGCACCATCTGCTGTTTTAACGCCCGAAATTCGTAAAGCAATGGGCGAAGCTGCTGTAAAAGTAGCAAAATCGTGTGATTATGTGGGCGCAGGAACGGTTGAGTTTTTGTTAGACGAAAACAAAAATTTCTACTTTCTAGAAATGAACACGCGTTTACAGGTAGAGCATCCGGTAACGGAATTAATCACAGGAATCGATTTAGTAGAAATGCAAATTCGTGTGGCTCGCGGTGAAGTGCTTCCAATCAAACAAGAAGATTTACAAATAAAAGGTCATGCTTTGGAATTGCGTGTATATGCCGAAGATCCTTTGAATGATTTCTTGCCATCGGTGGGGAATTTATCCACTTATATTTTACCTGAAGGCGAAGGCATACGCGTTGACAACGGTTTTGAACAAGGTATGGATGTGCCGATTTATTACGACCCAATGCTTTCAAAACTAATTACTTACGGAAAAGACCGTAACGAAGCCATACAGTTGATGCTACAAGCCATTCAAGATTACAAAATTGAAGGCGTGAGCACCACTTTGCCATTTGGAACATTTGTTTGTAAGCACGATGCTTTTGTTTCGGGTGATTTTGATACCAATTTTGTGAAGAAATATTACAGCCCCGAAATCATCAAAGAAAGCCAAGCAAAAGAAGCCGAAGTTGCAGCATTAATAGCTTTGAAACAATATTTTGCAGACCAAAAAGTTTTGAGAGTACCAACGAAGTTGTAG
- a CDS encoding PDDEXK nuclease domain-containing protein — MTNNLSNTKFFSQIVDLLQSARSNVVRAINQTMVLTYFEIGRIIVEEEQGGKERAAYGKQLLKELSKVLTKEFGRGFSVQNLERMRSFYLAYSISSTALRISKKGQTMSDELQNEKSQTLSAQFHLSWSHYLKLLRIDDENERKFYEIEAVKNNWSVRELERQYDSALYTRLALSRDKEKVKELSKKGLIIEKPKDAIKDPYILEFIGLPAHSSYTENQLEEEIINKLEHFLLELGSGFTFVARQKRISFDDKHFWIDLVFYNRILKSFVLIDLKIGELKHQDIGQMQMYVNYYDREVRLEDENKTIGIILCQNKSEAVVEFTLPENNEHIFASRYKTVLPSKEDLKSLIKEQ; from the coding sequence GTGACTAATAATCTTTCAAATACAAAATTCTTTTCCCAAATTGTTGATTTATTGCAATCGGCAAGGAGCAATGTAGTGCGTGCCATTAATCAAACAATGGTACTGACTTACTTTGAGATTGGAAGAATAATTGTTGAAGAAGAGCAGGGAGGAAAAGAAAGAGCGGCATACGGAAAACAACTTCTAAAAGAGTTATCGAAAGTGCTAACCAAAGAATTTGGACGAGGTTTTTCTGTTCAGAATTTAGAAAGAATGCGGTCTTTTTATTTAGCGTATTCAATATCCTCAACAGCGTTGAGGATTTCTAAAAAAGGTCAAACAATGTCTGACGAATTGCAAAATGAAAAATCGCAGACGCTATCTGCACAATTCCATTTAAGTTGGTCGCACTACTTAAAGTTATTGCGAATAGACGATGAAAACGAACGCAAATTTTACGAAATTGAAGCCGTAAAAAACAATTGGAGTGTACGGGAATTGGAACGTCAGTACGATTCTGCACTATACACTCGGTTGGCTTTAAGCAGAGATAAAGAAAAAGTAAAAGAACTTTCGAAAAAAGGGTTAATTATCGAAAAACCAAAAGACGCGATTAAAGACCCATATATTTTAGAATTTATTGGTTTGCCAGCTCATTCTTCTTACACTGAAAATCAACTTGAAGAAGAAATTATTAACAAATTAGAACATTTTCTACTAGAGTTGGGCAGCGGATTTACATTCGTGGCAAGACAAAAGCGTATTTCATTCGATGATAAACATTTTTGGATTGATTTAGTATTTTACAACCGTATTCTAAAATCTTTCGTTTTAATCGATCTAAAAATAGGAGAATTAAAGCATCAAGATATCGGCCAAATGCAAATGTATGTGAATTATTACGACAGAGAAGTTCGGCTTGAAGACGAAAACAAAACCATAGGAATTATTCTTTGTCAGAACAAAAGCGAAGCGGTAGTTGAGTTCACACTACCTGAAAACAATGAACATATTTTTGCCAGCAGATACAAAACCGTACTTCCAAGCAAAGAAGATTTAAAATCACTCATAAAAGAACAATAA
- a CDS encoding acyl-CoA carboxylase subunit beta encodes MNTNFDILNKKLAETKLGGGQKRIDAQHAKKKLTARERIEYFFDEGSFEEIGAFVTHRTKDFGLDKEHYLGDGVITGYGTVNGRLVYAFAQDFTVFGGALSETHAEKICKVMDMALKVGAPMIGLNDSGGARIQEGVRSLGGYADIFFRNVQASGVIPQISAIMGPCAGGAVYSPAMTDFTMMVEGSSYMFVTGPNVVKTVTNETVSAEELGGASTHSTKSGVAHTTSANDIECLEDVKQLLSYIPQNNQEVVEDLPYELGDEIREQLNNIVPDNANKPYDMHDVINNVIDEDSFYEIHKNYAENIIVGFARIGGKSVGIVANNPMFLAGCLDVNSSIKSARFVRFCDAFNIPLLVLVDVPGFLPGTDQEWNGIIVHGAKLLYALSEATVPKVTVITRKAYGGAYDVMNSKHIGADMNFAWPGAEIAVMGAKGASEIIFKREIAEAADPAAKLAEKEAEYAEKFANPYRAAQRGFIDEVIFPQDTRRKLIKAFKMLENKEVATPNRKHGNIPL; translated from the coding sequence ATGAATACAAATTTTGATATTTTAAATAAAAAATTAGCCGAAACTAAATTAGGTGGAGGTCAAAAGCGTATCGACGCGCAACATGCTAAAAAGAAATTAACCGCTCGCGAGCGTATTGAATACTTTTTTGACGAAGGATCGTTTGAAGAAATTGGTGCATTTGTAACACACCGTACCAAAGATTTTGGTTTAGATAAAGAACATTATTTAGGCGATGGTGTGATTACAGGGTACGGAACCGTAAACGGCCGTTTGGTGTATGCTTTTGCACAAGATTTTACCGTTTTTGGTGGCGCATTGTCTGAAACACATGCAGAAAAAATCTGTAAAGTAATGGACATGGCATTGAAAGTGGGTGCACCCATGATTGGATTGAACGATTCGGGCGGCGCGCGTATTCAAGAAGGCGTGCGTTCGTTAGGTGGTTATGCCGATATTTTCTTTAGAAATGTTCAGGCATCAGGGGTTATTCCACAAATTTCAGCCATTATGGGGCCATGTGCAGGTGGTGCGGTTTATTCACCAGCAATGACCGATTTTACGATGATGGTTGAAGGATCTTCGTACATGTTCGTTACCGGTCCAAACGTTGTGAAAACCGTTACCAACGAAACCGTTTCGGCAGAAGAATTAGGCGGGGCATCAACCCATTCTACCAAATCAGGTGTTGCGCATACCACATCTGCAAACGATATTGAATGTTTAGAAGATGTAAAACAATTATTGAGTTATATTCCGCAAAACAATCAAGAAGTGGTAGAAGATTTACCTTATGAATTGGGTGATGAAATCCGTGAACAACTGAACAATATTGTGCCCGATAATGCCAACAAGCCTTACGATATGCACGATGTAATCAACAATGTAATCGATGAAGATTCGTTTTACGAAATTCATAAAAATTATGCCGAGAATATCATTGTAGGATTTGCACGTATCGGCGGAAAATCAGTAGGTATCGTAGCCAACAATCCGATGTTTTTAGCAGGATGTTTAGATGTGAATTCATCTATTAAATCGGCGCGTTTCGTACGTTTCTGTGATGCGTTCAACATTCCTTTATTGGTATTGGTTGATGTACCAGGTTTCTTACCAGGAACCGATCAAGAGTGGAACGGAATCATTGTTCATGGTGCCAAATTATTATATGCATTATCTGAAGCTACCGTGCCAAAAGTGACTGTAATTACGCGTAAAGCTTATGGTGGTGCGTATGATGTAATGAACTCTAAACATATTGGTGCAGATATGAATTTTGCATGGCCAGGAGCAGAAATTGCCGTTATGGGAGCAAAAGGTGCATCGGAAATCATCTTTAAACGCGAAATAGCCGAAGCAGCAGACCCAGCAGCTAAATTAGCAGAAAAAGAAGCAGAATATGCCGAAAAATTTGCCAATCCGTACCGTGCCGCACAACGCGGATTTATCGATGAAGTGATCTTCCCACAAGATACCCGACGCAAATTAATCAAAGCATTTAAAATGCTGGAAAATAAAGAAGTAGCTACACCAAACCGCAAACACGGAAACATTCCGTTGTAG
- a CDS encoding FKBP-type peptidyl-prolyl cis-trans isomerase gives MTIENNHVVAVNYKLHTIEANGEKIFVEETTTENPLTYLHGVGMMIPKFENEMNGLAAGDKKSFTISPDEGYGPIDPNALAQLPLEMFSESGLPPVGAMLPLTDDQGNQFRAVVAEVNDHAVVADLNHPMAGKTLNFDVEVVATRPATEEELAHGHAHGIDGTETH, from the coding sequence ATGACAATAGAAAACAACCACGTAGTTGCAGTAAACTACAAATTGCACACGATTGAGGCAAACGGCGAAAAAATATTTGTGGAAGAAACGACAACAGAAAATCCATTAACATATTTACACGGTGTGGGCATGATGATTCCTAAATTCGAAAATGAAATGAATGGTTTGGCTGCAGGCGATAAAAAATCGTTCACTATTTCTCCAGACGAAGGTTACGGACCTATTGACCCAAACGCTTTGGCGCAGTTGCCTTTAGAAATGTTTAGCGAGTCGGGCTTACCACCAGTTGGTGCAATGTTGCCGTTGACAGATGACCAAGGAAACCAATTCCGTGCTGTGGTTGCAGAAGTAAACGACCATGCTGTGGTTGCCGACTTAAACCACCCAATGGCTGGAAAAACTTTAAACTTTGATGTAGAAGTGGTGGCTACTCGCCCCGCTACGGAAGAAGAATTAGCACATGGACATGCGCATGGTATCGACGGTACTGAAACACATTAA
- a CDS encoding VF530 family protein, which yields MTNKDPLHGMTLQKILEEMVDFFEGWTAMGKEIPINCFTKNPSIKSSLTFLRKTPWAREKVEQLYIKIYPHLKKNNL from the coding sequence ATGACAAATAAAGATCCATTACACGGAATGACTCTTCAAAAAATACTCGAAGAAATGGTAGATTTTTTTGAAGGATGGACCGCAATGGGCAAAGAAATTCCCATTAATTGCTTCACGAAAAACCCAAGTATTAAATCATCGCTGACTTTTTTGCGAAAAACACCATGGGCACGCGAAAAAGTTGAACAATTGTACATTAAGATTTATCCGCATTTAAAGAAAAACAATTTGTAA
- a CDS encoding glycosyltransferase family protein, whose product MKILYALQATGNGHIARANVLVPKLKEHAQVDVFISGQNAQLHFKGDATKNKGLSLFYSENGGLNYAKILRKNSLMQFVKSVHHFPVQPYDLIINDFEPITAYSAKLRNKKIIGLSHQSAVLHKLAPQPEKRHRFSKWVLQKYAPVEKSFGFHFTKYDENTFHPIIRDTIKKLNCANEDYFLVYLPSYKNEEIYKVLSKLKHVDWMVFSPFSKVSKKQGNCTFFPIDEQLFTSYLATAKGVLCGAGFEFPAEVLHLKKMLFVIPIKGQFEQYCNYLALKQLGVMGAEDLCVEKIDTWIASNHIAAVSFTDETDLLIEKVLNA is encoded by the coding sequence ATGAAAATATTGTATGCTTTGCAGGCAACGGGCAACGGACACATTGCGCGTGCCAATGTTTTAGTGCCAAAATTGAAAGAACATGCCCAAGTTGATGTTTTTATTTCGGGACAAAATGCGCAATTACATTTTAAGGGCGATGCAACAAAAAATAAAGGACTTTCGCTTTTCTATTCAGAAAACGGTGGCTTGAATTACGCCAAAATACTTCGTAAAAATTCGTTGATGCAATTCGTGAAATCGGTGCATCATTTTCCGGTGCAACCTTACGATTTAATCATCAACGATTTTGAACCCATCACTGCATATTCCGCTAAACTTCGCAATAAAAAGATAATTGGTTTAAGCCATCAAAGTGCGGTTTTGCATAAATTGGCACCACAACCCGAAAAAAGGCACCGGTTTAGCAAGTGGGTTTTGCAAAAGTATGCGCCGGTAGAAAAATCGTTTGGTTTTCACTTTACAAAATATGATGAAAACACTTTTCATCCCATTATTCGCGATACCATTAAAAAGCTAAATTGTGCCAACGAAGATTATTTCTTGGTGTATTTGCCTAGTTACAAAAACGAAGAGATTTACAAAGTACTTTCGAAATTAAAACACGTTGATTGGATGGTTTTTTCGCCTTTTAGTAAAGTTTCAAAAAAACAAGGAAATTGCACTTTTTTCCCCATTGATGAACAATTGTTTACGTCCTATTTGGCCACTGCAAAAGGCGTTTTGTGCGGAGCCGGCTTTGAATTTCCTGCGGAAGTGTTGCATTTAAAGAAGATGCTATTTGTGATACCTATTAAAGGGCAATTTGAACAATATTGCAATTATTTGGCTTTAAAGCAATTAGGAGTGATGGGTGCAGAAGATTTATGTGTTGAAAAAATAGACACTTGGATTGCATCCAATCACATTGCAGCTGTTTCGTTTACAGATGAAACCGATCTCTTGATTGAAAAAGTTTTAAATGCCTGA
- a CDS encoding UDP-2,3-diacylglucosamine diphosphatase — MKRSIEIAVISDTHLGTYGCKAQELLRYLQSIDPKILIINGDFIDIWQFKKSYFPESHLEVIKYILNLSLTNCQVIYLTGNHDEFLRKFSPMTFGKIQLADKYIFEIDGKKAWVFHGDVFDSSVQHSKWIAKLGGIGYDYLIRLNNLSNWILNKMGREKYSFSKKIKNNIKKAVKFIGDFEQTASELAIENSFDYVICGHIHQPQKRDVVNAKGKCMYLNSGDWIENLTALEYNHGDWEIYYFENDVLIDLLDETAENTTDFPYDYQNIEALFI; from the coding sequence ATGAAAAGATCCATAGAAATTGCTGTGATTTCTGATACCCATTTGGGAACTTACGGATGCAAAGCCCAGGAACTTTTGCGGTATTTACAGTCAATAGATCCAAAAATATTGATCATAAATGGCGATTTTATCGATATTTGGCAATTTAAAAAAAGCTATTTTCCCGAAAGCCATTTAGAGGTGATTAAATACATTTTAAACTTGTCATTAACCAATTGCCAAGTGATTTATTTAACCGGAAATCACGATGAATTTCTACGAAAATTTTCGCCTATGACTTTTGGTAAGATCCAATTGGCCGATAAATATATTTTTGAAATTGATGGTAAAAAAGCATGGGTTTTTCATGGCGATGTGTTCGATTCTTCGGTGCAACATTCCAAATGGATTGCCAAATTAGGTGGAATTGGGTATGATTATTTGATTCGTTTGAACAATCTATCGAATTGGATTTTAAACAAAATGGGTCGTGAGAAATATTCCTTCAGTAAAAAAATAAAAAACAATATCAAAAAAGCAGTAAAGTTTATTGGCGATTTTGAGCAAACAGCTTCTGAACTGGCTATCGAAAACAGCTTTGATTATGTAATCTGCGGGCATATTCATCAACCACAAAAAAGGGATGTTGTCAACGCAAAAGGAAAATGTATGTATCTAAATTCGGGTGATTGGATTGAAAACCTTACCGCTTTGGAATACAACCACGGCGATTGGGAGATTTACTATTTTGAGAATGATGTACTGATTGATTTGCTGGATGAAACCGCAGAAAATACAACTGATTTTCCGTATGATTATCAAAACATCGAAGCGCTTTTTATATGA
- the uvrC gene encoding excinuclease ABC subunit UvrC: MSTTKPDISLQLQTLPNLPGVYQYFDKDQKLLYVGKAKNLKKRVASYFNKTHDNARLNVLVRKIVTIKHIVVKTETDALLLENNLIKNLQPRYNIMLRDDKTYPWICIKNERFPRVFSTRNFIKDGSEYFGPYTSGRTMHTLLDLIRELYPLRNCNYDLSVQNIRNEKYKVCLEYHIGNCLGPCEGNETEEEYLHKIKNIRELLKGNFKENLKDFKQLMLKYASEMKFEEAQAIKEKMQVLENYQAKSTVVNPKINNVDVFSIVSDETMAYVNFLQIAHGAVVRSHTLELKKRLDETDEELLPLAIIEIRERFKLLTKEVIVPFEIDLGEKITVTVPKLGDKKQLLELSERNARYYRLDQLKQIKIVDPDRHTNRLMAQMKADLRLSKEPRHIECFDNSNIQGTNPVAACVVFKDGKPSKKEYRHFNIKTVEGPNDFASMEEVVFRRYRRLLEEGEPLPDLIIIDGGKGQLGAALKSLDILGLRGKIAIVGIAKRLEELFYPGDSVPLYLDKKSETLKVIQHLRNEAHRFGITFHRNQRSKNAIDSGLTTIPGIGPKTMEKLMIQFKSIKRLAETPEEEIVKLIGKSKAEKVISYFKNT; encoded by the coding sequence ATGAGTACAACAAAACCAGATATTTCGTTACAACTACAAACCTTACCCAATTTACCAGGTGTTTATCAGTATTTTGATAAAGATCAAAAATTATTATATGTGGGCAAGGCAAAAAATTTAAAAAAACGGGTGGCTTCTTATTTCAATAAAACCCACGACAATGCCCGTTTAAATGTTTTGGTGCGAAAAATAGTGACCATAAAACACATTGTGGTTAAAACCGAAACCGATGCACTGCTTTTAGAAAACAATCTTATTAAAAACCTGCAACCTCGCTACAATATCATGTTGCGTGACGACAAAACCTATCCATGGATTTGTATCAAAAACGAACGTTTTCCAAGGGTTTTTTCTACCCGAAATTTCATAAAAGATGGTTCGGAATATTTTGGACCTTATACCAGCGGTAGAACCATGCACACTTTGCTTGATTTAATTCGCGAATTGTATCCTTTGCGCAATTGCAATTACGATTTAAGTGTGCAAAATATAAGAAACGAAAAGTATAAAGTTTGTTTGGAATATCATATTGGCAATTGTTTGGGGCCTTGCGAAGGCAATGAAACCGAGGAAGAATACCTGCACAAAATAAAAAATATAAGGGAACTTTTAAAAGGAAATTTCAAAGAAAATTTGAAAGATTTTAAGCAATTAATGCTGAAATATGCCAGTGAAATGAAGTTTGAAGAAGCACAAGCGATAAAAGAAAAAATGCAGGTTTTGGAAAATTATCAGGCAAAATCTACAGTTGTAAACCCTAAAATAAACAATGTAGATGTTTTTTCGATTGTATCAGACGAAACCATGGCGTATGTGAATTTTCTACAAATAGCTCATGGAGCTGTTGTGCGGTCGCATACTTTAGAGTTGAAAAAGCGCTTAGATGAAACCGATGAAGAGCTGTTGCCATTAGCAATTATAGAAATTCGCGAGCGTTTTAAACTGTTAACAAAAGAAGTTATTGTTCCGTTTGAAATTGATTTAGGCGAAAAAATCACTGTTACTGTACCAAAATTAGGCGATAAAAAACAACTTTTAGAGCTATCTGAACGCAATGCGCGCTACTACCGATTAGATCAATTAAAACAAATCAAAATAGTAGATCCAGACAGGCACACCAACCGATTAATGGCACAAATGAAAGCCGATTTGCGTTTAAGCAAAGAACCGCGACATATTGAATGTTTCGATAATTCAAATATTCAAGGGACTAATCCAGTGGCTGCTTGTGTGGTTTTTAAAGATGGAAAACCCAGTAAAAAAGAGTACCGCCATTTCAATATTAAAACCGTTGAAGGTCCCAATGATTTTGCATCGATGGAAGAGGTGGTTTTTCGCAGATACCGCCGTTTGTTAGAAGAAGGCGAACCATTGCCCGATTTAATCATTATCGATGGAGGTAAAGGGCAATTAGGTGCGGCGTTAAAAAGTCTGGATATTTTAGGTTTGCGTGGAAAAATAGCCATTGTGGGTATTGCCAAACGTTTGGAAGAATTGTTTTATCCGGGCGATAGTGTTCCGCTGTATTTAGATAAAAAATCAGAAACTTTAAAAGTAATTCAACATTTGCGAAACGAAGCCCACCGTTTTGGGATTACTTTTCACAGAAACCAGCGCAGCAAAAACGCCATAGATAGTGGGTTGACCACCATTCCGGGAATTGGTCCAAAAACCATGGAAAAGCTTATGATTCAGTTTAAATCAATTAAAAGATTGGCCGAAACCCCCGAGGAAGAAATCGTGAAACTAATTGGTAAAAGTAAAGCGGAAAAAGTGATTTCGTATTTTAAAAACACTTAA
- a CDS encoding succinylglutamate desuccinylase/aspartoacylase family protein — protein sequence MEFTSRNLKILGKSIIPGATKTIELKIAKLHTMTQLKIPIIVSRSVYEGPTVLLTAGLHGDELTGIEIVRQIIRKGLNYPERGTIICMPLVNVFGFVNQSRDFPDGRDLNRVFPGSANGSLASRFAYRIMNDVIPTVDYVIDFHAGGRSRFNAPQIRIEPNNKELDDLADAFSTQFLLYSNNIDGSFRSSCDKLGKKYLLFEGGKALDINTSIIEEGIKGTVRFLDKLQMLHKNFSVEKPNKKMIYIENSTWIRAQYSGLLHNFTPNGTFVKEGAILGIITDPYGLVEEPILAPNDGYIICENQASIVFQGDAVYHISTQLKDE from the coding sequence ATGGAATTTACATCTCGCAACCTTAAAATTTTAGGTAAATCGATTATTCCTGGGGCAACAAAAACAATTGAGTTAAAAATTGCCAAACTGCATACCATGACCCAGTTGAAAATTCCGATTATTGTTTCGCGTTCGGTGTATGAAGGCCCAACAGTTTTGCTTACTGCGGGGCTTCACGGCGATGAACTAACTGGTATTGAGATTGTTCGGCAAATTATTCGAAAAGGACTTAATTATCCCGAACGTGGCACCATTATTTGCATGCCGCTTGTAAATGTATTTGGTTTTGTGAACCAATCGCGCGATTTTCCCGACGGGCGCGACTTAAACCGTGTGTTTCCTGGTTCGGCAAATGGTTCGCTGGCAAGCAGATTTGCTTATCGCATTATGAACGATGTGATACCAACGGTTGACTACGTGATTGATTTTCATGCAGGAGGACGCAGTAGATTCAATGCCCCACAAATTCGTATTGAACCCAACAACAAAGAGTTAGATGATTTGGCCGATGCATTTTCTACCCAATTTTTGCTGTATTCCAATAATATTGATGGATCTTTTAGATCATCATGTGATAAATTAGGCAAAAAATATTTGCTTTTTGAAGGTGGAAAAGCTTTGGATATTAATACAAGTATTATTGAAGAAGGTATAAAAGGTACGGTTCGCTTTTTGGATAAATTGCAAATGCTGCACAAGAATTTTTCAGTGGAAAAACCCAATAAAAAAATGATTTATATTGAAAATTCTACATGGATCAGGGCGCAATACTCAGGTTTACTACACAATTTCACTCCAAACGGAACATTTGTAAAAGAAGGCGCAATATTGGGAATAATTACAGACCCCTACGGTTTGGTAGAAGAACCTATTTTAGCACCAAATGACGGATACATTATTTGTGAAAACCAAGCATCTATTGTGTTTCAAGGCGATGCGGTTTATCATATTTCAACCCAATTAAAAGATGAATAA
- a CDS encoding 5-formyltetrahydrofolate cyclo-ligase, whose protein sequence is MNKKDLRRKYKSLRGALSTDEIEDFSLKIANQALKLPIWNFENYHIFLSIHEHREVQTDYLLHILNGKDKNVIVSKSDFENRTMQHVLLTDNVTIKKNEWNIPEPQNGFSVADKQINVVFVPLLAYDVSGNRVGYGKGFYDLFLSKCKPNVVKVGVSFFDAEPTIADTNRNDIRLDYCITPDKIYEFGTESVK, encoded by the coding sequence ATGAATAAAAAAGATTTACGGAGAAAATACAAAAGTTTACGAGGTGCTTTAAGCACAGACGAAATAGAGGATTTCAGTTTAAAAATTGCCAATCAGGCATTAAAATTACCCATTTGGAATTTTGAGAATTATCATATTTTTCTGTCGATTCACGAGCATAGAGAAGTTCAGACCGATTATCTGTTGCATATCTTAAACGGGAAAGATAAAAATGTGATTGTTTCTAAATCTGATTTTGAAAACAGAACCATGCAGCATGTTTTACTAACAGATAATGTCACCATTAAAAAAAACGAATGGAACATACCCGAACCTCAAAACGGTTTTTCGGTTGCAGATAAGCAGATCAACGTTGTTTTTGTTCCGCTATTGGCTTATGATGTTTCAGGAAACCGCGTGGGTTATGGCAAAGGTTTCTATGATTTATTTTTATCAAAATGCAAGCCCAATGTTGTTAAAGTAGGTGTGTCTTTTTTTGATGCTGAACCAACAATTGCCGATACAAATCGCAATGATATTCGCTTAGATTATTGTATCACTCCGGATAAGATTTACGAATTTGGAACAGAATCCGTAAAATAA
- a CDS encoding DoxX family protein — protein MNHITEILILLFLAITFLQSGYDKMADWNGNVGWLKSHFANTFLGNKVPFSLGIILILEIIAGILALAGIWFLTMNDNKEIALYSGIVSCITLLFLLFGQRIAKDYDGARTIVIYMIPALFLVFLLK, from the coding sequence ATGAATCACATTACAGAAATACTTATTTTATTGTTCTTGGCTATTACCTTTTTGCAATCGGGTTACGATAAAATGGCAGATTGGAACGGAAATGTTGGTTGGTTAAAATCGCATTTTGCAAATACTTTTTTAGGAAATAAAGTTCCGTTTTCGTTAGGAATTATCTTGATTCTGGAAATCATTGCCGGAATCTTAGCGCTTGCCGGAATTTGGTTTTTAACTATGAATGACAACAAAGAAATAGCGTTATACTCAGGAATTGTTTCGTGTATCACTTTGTTATTCTTACTTTTTGGTCAACGAATCGCAAAAGATTACGACGGTGCACGAACCATTGTAATTTACATGATACCCGCATTATTTTTAGTTTTTCTGCTAAAATAA